One window of Chamaesiphon minutus PCC 6605 genomic DNA carries:
- a CDS encoding methyltransferase domain-containing protein: MSNQLYQQIQEFYDASSNLWEGIWGEHMHHGYYGKNGTLKLDRRQAQIDLIEEVLSWSGDFSTNRPHDILDVGCGIGGSSLYLAEKFGARVTGITLSPVQANRAKERARAAGLAAKTDFQVANALNIPFPDHSFDLVWSLESGEHMPDKVKFLQECHRVLKPGGKLIFVTWCHRPITPETPLTAEEHKHLQDIYRVYCLPYVISLPEYTEMVESCGFKDLRVDDWSTAVAPFWDVVIDSAITPQAIFGLFQAGWKTIEAAMSLKLMSDGYRSGLVRFGLIAATK, from the coding sequence ATGAGCAATCAACTGTACCAACAAATCCAAGAATTTTATGATGCTTCGAGCAATCTGTGGGAAGGAATTTGGGGCGAACACATGCACCACGGATATTATGGTAAAAATGGCACGCTCAAACTAGATCGTCGTCAAGCACAGATCGATCTCATTGAAGAAGTTCTCAGTTGGTCTGGTGACTTCAGCACAAACCGACCCCACGACATCCTCGATGTCGGTTGCGGGATTGGCGGTAGTAGTCTCTATTTAGCCGAAAAATTTGGTGCTAGGGTCACCGGGATTACGCTCTCCCCCGTGCAAGCTAATCGCGCCAAGGAAAGAGCGCGCGCGGCAGGTTTGGCAGCCAAGACAGACTTTCAGGTTGCTAATGCTCTAAATATCCCGTTTCCCGACCATAGTTTCGACCTGGTGTGGTCGTTAGAAAGCGGCGAGCACATGCCAGATAAAGTGAAATTTTTGCAAGAGTGTCATCGCGTCTTAAAGCCAGGTGGCAAACTGATTTTTGTGACGTGGTGTCACCGTCCCATAACACCAGAAACGCCGCTCACCGCTGAGGAGCACAAGCATTTACAAGATATTTATCGGGTTTATTGTTTGCCGTATGTGATTTCGCTGCCTGAATATACCGAGATGGTAGAAAGCTGTGGTTTCAAAGATTTGCGCGTCGATGATTGGTCTACCGCCGTCGCTCCATTTTGGGATGTGGTGATCGATTCGGCGATTACCCCACAGGCCATTTTTGGGCTGTTCCAGGCGGGTTGGAAAACGATCGAGGCTGCCATGTCATTGAAGCTGATGAGCGATGGTTATCGGAGCGGATTGGTAAGGTTTGGTTTAATTGCGGCAACTAAGTAA